From a single Candidatus Methylacidiphilales bacterium genomic region:
- a CDS encoding DUF2490 domain-containing protein, which yields MPVPHSLAGVVGCALFVAILPLHAEDDGLQVWTMQTVSQRMDYGLEALLESEQHVAVDDGHHQVFRSNELTPQLVWHYSPRYDFGLGYERMDEWDMDGMHTSSDEGLIFGTILLPLRDWKFSSRQRFQFGAEEAEATGNFRHRIQVAYEGERLPFKIMPFIANEWYFDLLAGDVTENRFWGGLRYRVNRAVEVELFGMRVDDFTLPHEEVIPVAGVSLNLKF from the coding sequence TTGCCCGTTCCACATTCCCTTGCGGGGGTGGTTGGCTGCGCATTGTTTGTCGCCATCCTCCCTCTCCACGCGGAGGATGACGGGCTCCAGGTCTGGACCATGCAGACTGTGTCCCAGCGGATGGACTACGGCTTGGAGGCACTCCTTGAGTCCGAACAGCACGTCGCCGTGGATGACGGGCACCACCAGGTCTTCAGGAGCAATGAACTCACGCCGCAGTTGGTCTGGCATTACTCCCCCCGTTACGACTTCGGACTCGGGTATGAACGGATGGATGAATGGGATATGGACGGGATGCACACCTCTTCCGACGAGGGATTGATTTTTGGCACCATTCTTCTCCCCTTGAGGGATTGGAAATTCTCTAGCCGCCAACGGTTCCAGTTTGGCGCGGAAGAAGCCGAAGCCACCGGGAACTTCCGTCATCGCATCCAAGTGGCTTACGAAGGGGAGCGGTTGCCATTCAAGATCATGCCGTTCATCGCCAATGAATGGTATTTCGATCTCCTTGCGGGCGATGTCACGGAAAACCGTTTCTGGGGCGGTCTGCGTTACCGCGTCAACCGGGCGGTCGAAGTGGAGCTTTTCGGCATGCGGGTGGATGATTTCACCCTTCCCCACGAAGAGGTCATCCCGGTGGCCGGGGTCTCTCTCAACCTGAAATTCTAA
- a CDS encoding CusA/CzcA family heavy metal efflux RND transporter → MVTELIEFSLRQRLLVVLASLVLVGVGLWSAVHLTIDAVPDITSPQVQINSLAGALAAEEVEKLVTFPIESEMAGLPDMTELRSLSRFGFSQITMVFRDGTDVYRMRQLVSERLINAKGELPDGITPQLAPISTGLGDIFFYTLDYKKDAKTKPVTRQAQLQELKQIQEYLIKPLLRATKGVAEVNTSGGYERQIVVSPDPARLTAAGMTVEDLSEKIKANTENAGGGLLEISGEQLAIRSDGRVRTVEEIAGIPLKFRAGTLPMQVKDVADVGIGTRFRTGASTEDGDEALLGGAIMLSGENSRLVAREVLKKIRDIQEKLPEGVELKTVYDRSDLVNQTIRTVQTNLFEGAILVVVVLFLLLGNIRAALIVALAIPLSMLFAITGMVQCRISGNLMSLGAIDFGLIVDGSVVMVENIIRHLAHKQAQLGRMLTPRERVHEVLVSARQVASPMFFGVMIVTVVYIPILALTGIEGKMFHPMALTVIMALVGSLILALTLMPVLCSYFLSGKIQEKDNAAVEFLKWVYAPLLQTAFRFRWMFVGGAIGLFVLSLVLFTRLGAEFIPQLDEGSLSIQMIRSNSVGLGASVDLQQKSERLLLKNYPEISHLFSRIGTAEVATDPMGPNVADTYVFFHPKSTWRKIDGKRVDKALLIGLMREDLTEHFPQQSYLFTQPIQLRFNEIMAGSRSDVSLKIFGDSYETLEKLATQARDLIRTVPGAGDVEFDALGRTPLVEIKPKREVLQQFNVHTEEINRVVEQALAGAEVGSLIEGNRRYDIVVRLPENQRQDLDAIRRLPLRTDDGGMLMLGQVAEVQVVDQIGTITRESTQRRVAILINPRGRDLESFVLESKKKLKEGMTFPDGYYYEFGGQFENLQKARERLLVVVPLALILISFLIFMSFGSLRQTLLILLCVPLAVTGGILALWVRGLPFSISAAVGFIALSGIATLNGIMLISFINQLRGEGRGLRQAVVEGTLTRLRPKLMTALVASLGFVPMALATGPGAEVQRPLATVVIGGILTSSFLTLIILPVLYDWLESSLANPNNIEES, encoded by the coding sequence ATGGTCACTGAACTCATCGAATTCAGCCTCCGGCAAAGGCTCTTGGTCGTTCTCGCCAGCCTGGTATTGGTGGGGGTGGGTCTCTGGTCGGCGGTCCATCTGACCATCGATGCCGTCCCTGACATCACCAGTCCACAGGTGCAGATCAATTCCCTGGCCGGAGCCCTGGCCGCCGAGGAAGTGGAAAAGCTCGTGACCTTCCCCATCGAAAGCGAGATGGCCGGATTGCCCGACATGACTGAGCTGCGATCCCTTTCACGCTTCGGATTTTCCCAGATCACGATGGTTTTCCGGGATGGGACCGATGTCTACCGCATGAGGCAATTGGTGTCCGAACGCTTGATCAATGCAAAAGGAGAGTTGCCCGATGGCATCACCCCTCAACTCGCCCCGATCAGCACGGGCCTGGGCGACATCTTCTTTTACACGTTGGATTACAAAAAAGACGCCAAAACAAAGCCGGTCACCCGTCAGGCCCAGCTCCAAGAGCTCAAGCAAATCCAGGAATACCTCATCAAACCGTTGCTTCGCGCCACCAAGGGAGTGGCCGAGGTCAATACTTCCGGCGGTTACGAGCGCCAGATCGTCGTCTCTCCCGATCCGGCCAGGCTGACCGCCGCGGGCATGACCGTTGAAGATCTCTCAGAAAAGATCAAAGCCAACACGGAAAATGCCGGAGGCGGCCTGCTGGAAATCAGCGGGGAGCAACTGGCCATCCGCTCCGATGGACGTGTCCGGACCGTTGAGGAGATCGCCGGTATTCCGCTGAAATTCCGCGCGGGCACCCTGCCCATGCAGGTCAAAGACGTGGCCGACGTCGGCATCGGAACCCGTTTCCGCACCGGAGCCTCCACCGAAGACGGGGATGAAGCCCTTCTCGGCGGAGCCATCATGCTCAGTGGCGAGAACAGCCGTCTCGTGGCCCGAGAGGTCCTGAAAAAAATCCGGGACATCCAGGAAAAGCTGCCCGAGGGGGTGGAATTGAAGACCGTCTATGACCGCTCGGATCTGGTCAACCAAACCATCCGCACGGTGCAGACCAACCTCTTCGAAGGAGCCATCCTGGTCGTGGTCGTCTTGTTCCTGCTTTTGGGCAACATCCGCGCCGCACTGATCGTCGCTTTGGCCATCCCCCTCTCCATGCTCTTCGCCATCACCGGCATGGTGCAATGCCGGATCTCCGGCAACCTCATGAGTTTGGGTGCCATCGATTTCGGATTGATCGTGGACGGCTCGGTGGTGATGGTGGAAAACATCATCCGCCACCTGGCCCACAAACAGGCCCAACTCGGGCGCATGCTGACCCCGCGCGAACGGGTCCATGAAGTCCTCGTCTCCGCCAGACAAGTCGCCAGTCCGATGTTCTTCGGTGTCATGATCGTGACCGTGGTTTACATCCCCATCCTGGCCCTGACCGGCATTGAAGGGAAAATGTTCCACCCCATGGCCCTGACCGTGATCATGGCGCTGGTAGGCTCGCTCATTCTGGCCCTCACCCTGATGCCCGTGCTCTGCTCCTATTTCTTGAGCGGCAAGATCCAGGAAAAAGACAATGCTGCGGTGGAATTCCTCAAATGGGTCTATGCGCCCCTGCTGCAAACCGCCTTCCGTTTCCGCTGGATGTTTGTCGGTGGGGCCATCGGACTCTTCGTCCTCTCCCTGGTTCTCTTCACCCGGCTGGGGGCGGAATTCATCCCGCAGCTCGATGAGGGATCCCTCTCCATCCAGATGATCCGCAGCAACAGCGTGGGTCTGGGGGCATCGGTCGATTTGCAGCAAAAGTCCGAACGCCTGCTCCTGAAAAATTATCCCGAGATCAGCCACCTCTTTTCCCGCATCGGGACCGCCGAAGTGGCCACCGACCCCATGGGACCGAACGTGGCCGACACTTACGTCTTTTTCCACCCCAAATCCACCTGGCGGAAAATCGACGGGAAGCGGGTGGACAAGGCCCTGTTGATCGGCCTCATGCGCGAGGATCTGACGGAGCATTTCCCCCAGCAAAGCTACCTCTTCACCCAGCCCATCCAGCTCCGCTTCAACGAAATCATGGCGGGGTCGCGTTCCGATGTTTCCCTGAAGATTTTTGGCGACAGCTATGAAACCCTGGAAAAGCTGGCCACCCAGGCCCGCGATCTGATCCGGACGGTTCCCGGCGCCGGTGACGTGGAATTCGACGCCCTCGGACGGACCCCCCTGGTGGAAATCAAACCGAAGCGGGAGGTACTGCAGCAATTCAACGTACACACGGAGGAAATCAACCGGGTGGTGGAACAGGCCCTGGCCGGAGCGGAAGTTGGAAGCCTCATCGAGGGCAACCGGCGCTACGACATCGTCGTGCGGCTTCCCGAAAACCAGCGCCAGGATCTGGACGCCATCCGCAGGCTGCCCTTGCGCACAGATGACGGCGGTATGCTGATGCTGGGGCAGGTTGCGGAAGTCCAAGTGGTGGACCAAATCGGCACCATCACCCGCGAGTCCACCCAGCGCCGGGTCGCCATCCTCATCAATCCGCGGGGCCGCGACCTGGAAAGCTTTGTTCTCGAATCCAAAAAGAAGCTCAAGGAGGGAATGACCTTCCCCGATGGGTATTACTATGAATTTGGGGGCCAGTTTGAAAATCTCCAGAAAGCCCGGGAGCGGCTGCTGGTGGTGGTGCCACTCGCTTTGATTTTGATAAGTTTCCTCATTTTCATGAGCTTTGGCAGTTTGCGCCAGACCTTGCTCATTTTGCTCTGTGTGCCGTTGGCCGTGACGGGGGGGATTCTGGCCCTCTGGGTCCGGGGCTTGCCATTCAGCATCTCGGCCGCCGTGGGCTTCATCGCCCTGAGCGGGATCGCCACCCTGAACGGGATCATGCTCATCAGCTTCATCAACCAACTGCGCGGGGAGGGACGCGGCCTCCGCCAAGCGGTGGTCGAAGGCACCCTGACCCGGCTTCGCCCCAAACTCATGACCGCCCTGGTGGCCAGTCTGGGTTTTGTCCCCATGGCGCTGGCCACCGGACCCGGGGCCGAAGTCCAGCGTCCCCTGGCCACGGTGGTCATCGGCGGCATCCTCACCTCCAGTTTTCTCACCCTGATCATCCTGCCGGTTCTCTACGACTGGCTGGAGTCAAGCCTCGCAAACCCCAACAACATTGAAGAATCATGA
- a CDS encoding TolC family protein → MEDLVGYALQNNAELRFYEQAVLAAKGLRTQAGLWRNPEFEGEYGERRIKNSSGQLQDEGSARRFSITQSFEFPGKGSLRKAIANKDVEIAQLALKQFRLALSGQVRNLAYRHLLAAARAAAAEEVSERSSGLVDLLKKRPGTGAVQLLELRTIEASLFGLKKEAKEASLEKEETRLELVSLLGLPGSSDLWISRSPSSAFPDLDNHKLILKGLNQNLALKVRILEWEKALREVTAAKMETAPDFAVGPFFSQEQAGEREENIGILFSTTFPLWNWNQGNITTAEARRAQADALLLDARRKVETEIARRTRAYHLSRKFLDEIPPEAVSRMRESSDLADRQYRLGAIHVQLYLETQQAFLNTQHLREKALLETWQNLLDLELLTGETLTDR, encoded by the coding sequence GTGGAAGACTTGGTGGGGTATGCCTTACAAAACAATGCCGAACTCCGTTTCTATGAACAAGCGGTGCTTGCCGCCAAAGGACTCCGAACCCAGGCGGGACTTTGGAGGAATCCGGAGTTTGAAGGAGAGTACGGTGAACGCCGGATCAAAAACTCCTCGGGCCAACTCCAGGATGAGGGAAGCGCGCGCCGTTTCTCCATCACCCAATCCTTCGAATTTCCCGGCAAGGGATCGCTCCGCAAGGCCATCGCCAACAAAGATGTTGAGATCGCCCAGCTGGCATTGAAGCAATTCCGGCTCGCCTTGTCCGGCCAGGTCAGAAATCTCGCCTACCGCCATCTCTTGGCCGCTGCCCGTGCCGCGGCGGCCGAAGAAGTCAGCGAGCGCAGTTCCGGACTGGTTGATTTGCTCAAAAAGCGGCCCGGCACCGGAGCCGTTCAATTGCTTGAACTCCGCACCATCGAAGCCTCCCTCTTTGGACTCAAAAAGGAAGCCAAGGAAGCCAGCCTGGAAAAGGAAGAAACCCGCTTGGAACTGGTCTCCCTGCTGGGACTGCCCGGCAGTTCCGATCTTTGGATATCCAGGAGTCCGTCCTCTGCATTCCCGGATCTGGACAACCACAAGCTGATCCTCAAAGGACTGAACCAGAACCTCGCGCTGAAAGTCCGCATTCTCGAATGGGAAAAAGCCCTGCGTGAGGTGACAGCCGCGAAAATGGAGACCGCCCCCGATTTTGCCGTCGGCCCCTTCTTCAGCCAGGAACAGGCCGGTGAGCGGGAAGAAAACATCGGCATCCTTTTCTCCACCACCTTTCCCCTGTGGAACTGGAACCAGGGCAACATCACCACGGCCGAAGCCCGGCGGGCCCAGGCCGATGCACTGCTGCTGGACGCCCGCCGCAAAGTGGAAACCGAAATCGCCCGTCGCACCCGCGCCTATCATCTGTCCCGAAAATTCCTGGATGAAATCCCTCCCGAAGCCGTATCCAGAATGCGGGAGTCTTCCGACCTGGCCGACCGGCAATACCGGCTTGGCGCGATCCATGTCCAACTTTACCTGGAAACGCAACAGGCCTTTCTCAATACCCAGCACCTTCGTGAAAAGGCCTTGTTGGAAACATGGCAAAACCTCCTCGACCTCGAACTCCTCACCGGTGAAACCCTCACAGACCGATAA
- a CDS encoding EamA family transporter, whose product MKPWVGFALMSMFFAGLTSVIAKLGLAGISGELGLVVRTAVITVLVAGFALVFVPVEEWSRLGWRSGLWLALSGLTTTLSWIFYYKALKQGDVATVALIDKGSILVAVVLAVFILKERVTWNTLGGGVLIVAGLLWISRK is encoded by the coding sequence ATGAAGCCCTGGGTGGGATTCGCCCTCATGTCGATGTTCTTCGCCGGACTCACCTCGGTGATCGCCAAGTTGGGTCTGGCTGGCATTTCGGGAGAACTCGGTCTGGTGGTGCGAACCGCGGTCATCACGGTGTTGGTGGCCGGCTTTGCCCTGGTCTTTGTCCCGGTGGAGGAGTGGTCGCGGTTGGGCTGGCGCAGCGGCCTCTGGCTGGCACTCTCCGGTTTGACCACGACGCTATCCTGGATTTTTTACTACAAGGCCCTGAAGCAGGGCGATGTGGCCACGGTGGCACTGATCGACAAGGGAAGCATCCTGGTGGCGGTGGTGTTGGCCGTGTTCATCCTCAAGGAACGGGTGACATGGAACACCCTTGGCGGCGGGGTCTTGATCGTGGCCGGTCTTTTGTGGATCTCGCGCAAGTAG
- the pdxA gene encoding 4-hydroxythreonine-4-phosphate dehydrogenase PdxA: MTPTLGLTLGDPSGIGPEIIDRALPEFEREFAGIRVRLIGSASGVRPGRPTLRSARLALGALDESVRLLRTGEIAAVVNGPVHKAWLMRVGFRFPGQTEFYAARAGLKPSDVTMLMASPRLNVALATTHLPLRRAVAGLRSVMITDAARRVALFLREAGVARPRLAVCGLNPHAGEEGAFGDEERTVIAPALRSLKKIRWLRIEGPAVPDAVFRSALQGRYDAVVALYHDQGLIPFKLASFEDGVNVTLGLPFLRCAPDHGTGHDIAGKGLASPASLLSALRLAGRWLGNQRTVDRGRKSDTLFRRSQSRP; the protein is encoded by the coding sequence ATGACACCCACCCTCGGCCTCACCCTCGGTGATCCCTCGGGCATCGGGCCGGAGATCATCGACCGGGCCCTGCCGGAGTTTGAGCGCGAGTTCGCCGGCATCCGCGTGCGTCTCATCGGCTCGGCCTCCGGGGTCCGCCCCGGCCGACCAACCCTCCGATCGGCTCGGCTGGCACTCGGTGCGCTGGATGAATCGGTCCGTCTGCTGCGCACCGGCGAAATCGCCGCCGTGGTCAATGGCCCGGTACACAAAGCCTGGCTCATGCGCGTCGGATTCCGTTTCCCCGGCCAGACCGAATTCTATGCCGCCCGCGCCGGGCTGAAGCCTTCGGACGTGACCATGCTCATGGCTTCGCCGCGCTTGAATGTCGCCCTGGCCACGACCCATCTTCCCCTGCGGCGCGCGGTGGCCGGATTGCGGTCGGTGATGATCACCGATGCCGCCCGCCGTGTGGCGTTATTCTTGCGTGAGGCAGGCGTGGCCCGGCCCCGCCTGGCCGTCTGCGGATTGAACCCTCATGCGGGAGAGGAAGGGGCCTTCGGCGATGAAGAACGCACCGTGATCGCTCCGGCACTGCGGTCGTTGAAAAAAATCCGCTGGCTCCGCATCGAGGGACCGGCCGTGCCGGATGCGGTTTTCCGCTCGGCGCTCCAAGGCCGTTACGACGCGGTGGTGGCACTCTATCACGACCAGGGATTGATTCCGTTCAAACTGGCCAGTTTCGAAGACGGCGTGAATGTCACCCTCGGTCTTCCTTTTCTCCGCTGCGCCCCCGACCACGGCACCGGCCATGACATCGCCGGCAAGGGCCTGGCCTCCCCGGCCAGCCTCTTGTCCGCTCTCCGGTTGGCCGGACGGTGGCTGGGAAACCAGCGGACGGTGGACCGTGGACGGAAGTCGGATACACTGTTCCGCCGATCCCAAAGCCGCCCATGA
- a CDS encoding peptidylprolyl isomerase, which yields MVKVIQRAAGVIVLVVLTAPVPSLRAQVVDGVAAVVNDKVITFSQVRKEVDPTEAQYRDLYSGVELVEKVKEARLSSLKSLIERELIIQEFNTKGFFIPENVIEERIRKIVKDQYEGDRTALIRTLQANGMSVTSFKEQIRNQIIVQAMRSRNVSSSVIVSPYQIEQYYQDNVRQFVQPDQAKLRMIFLRKGLFKEKRTDAKGQTREVDPQRLIMEDILAKVKTGSDFGSLARGYTDGPQRQNGGDLGWVSESSLRSELTKVAFNLMPGQNSPIIETEDGYYLLQVEEIRKSTVIALNDVRERIENTLLQQERERLQQDWLDGLRSKAFIKMFF from the coding sequence ATGGTTAAAGTCATTCAGCGCGCCGCTGGCGTGATCGTCCTCGTTGTCCTGACCGCACCGGTCCCTTCCCTCCGGGCCCAGGTGGTCGACGGCGTTGCCGCGGTCGTCAATGACAAGGTCATCACCTTCTCCCAGGTGCGCAAGGAAGTCGACCCGACCGAGGCCCAGTACCGGGATCTTTACTCTGGCGTGGAATTGGTCGAAAAAGTCAAAGAAGCGCGGCTGAGTTCTCTCAAGTCGCTCATCGAACGGGAGCTGATCATCCAGGAATTCAACACCAAGGGCTTCTTCATCCCCGAGAACGTCATCGAGGAACGCATCCGCAAGATCGTCAAGGACCAGTACGAAGGCGACCGCACCGCCCTCATCCGCACCCTCCAGGCCAATGGCATGTCGGTGACCAGTTTCAAGGAACAGATCCGCAACCAGATCATTGTCCAGGCCATGCGCTCGCGGAATGTCTCCTCGTCGGTCATTGTCTCACCCTATCAAATCGAACAGTATTATCAGGACAATGTCCGCCAGTTTGTCCAGCCCGACCAGGCCAAGCTGCGCATGATCTTCCTGCGCAAGGGGCTCTTCAAGGAGAAGCGCACCGACGCCAAGGGCCAGACCCGCGAGGTCGATCCCCAGCGTTTGATCATGGAGGACATCCTGGCCAAGGTGAAAACCGGTTCCGATTTCGGCAGCCTGGCCCGCGGCTACACGGACGGGCCCCAGCGCCAGAACGGCGGCGACCTCGGGTGGGTGTCTGAAAGCAGTCTGCGTTCGGAGCTGACCAAGGTGGCCTTCAACCTCATGCCCGGCCAGAACAGCCCGATCATTGAAACCGAAGACGGCTATTACCTTCTCCAAGTCGAGGAAATCCGCAAATCAACGGTGATTGCCCTGAACGATGTCCGTGAGCGCATCGAGAACACACTCCTGCAACAGGAGCGGGAGCGCCTCCAGCAGGACTGGCTTGATGGCCTCCGCTCGAAGGCCTTCATCAAGATGTTCTTCTGA
- the mfd gene encoding transcription-repair coupling factor produces MKACLDAALARPGWRKALEAFCPEGVCSVGQFPAPARAFVLAGLRALHPDRAFCLTAPDIRHQEELAHDLEAWGCPVLFFPELTESAADSQPDPDLAAERMAVLRKLRGESSAWVLTTESAVGQPVPDPQSLAGSMRRITKGKGVPMDLLAGELIAAGYIEERLVAQRGQFARRGGIMDVFSWHAALPLRVEWFGDEVDGLREFDPAEQQSVRSLESAEIQLADPSQVHGDSTLEDYLPPDGLRVVWEEPEEEKDNGEQPEAAAVKRGGGAVWELFLEHGFLQSFSPDPVLQENRRQLLAGHMEDWVSEGWSVWLSCNNEGEQQRLREWITESFPRGRDWLDGAVRFVLSPLLRGFVWPAGGMVVLCDAEIFGRYQNLRSMRRQDRLAAVRSRKQAMDFSDLAEGDYVVHVEYGVGLYVGMSEIPAESGEGTRQVMVLQFADEAKLYVPIEQAFLVSRYVGVGRKHPTLDALGGGRWDRAKAQAEKAIMDYAARLLKVQAERQLTRGHTFPADNAWQKEFEGSFLYEPTTDQVTAIEETKEDMESPRPMDRLICGDVGFGKTEVAIRACFKAVMGGKQVAFLVPTTVLAQQHYQNLCERMADYPIKVALLSRFVPKKQQNETIRALREGGVDIVVGTHRVISADIQFKDLGLVVVDEEQRFGVRQKEAFKERFQLVDVLTLSATPIPRTLYMSLMGARDMSTIETPPKNRLSVETSVCAYDERIIREAVQRELARGGQVFFLHNRIHSITQVADRIRFLVPGARVEVGHGQMEEDELEDVMSRFVAGKTDVLVSTTIIESGIDIPNANTIIIDRADRFGLADLYQLRGRVGRAQNRAYAILMLPRDLIKGDAGKRVQAIRQYSQLGAGFKIAMRDLEIRGAGNLLGTAQSGHISAIGFDLYCRLLKRAVSRIKGGKEVADREIQFRLDFLHVGEGTVAPGVESALIPAAYIPDTGWRISAYRELAELQSLDEWTRLRARWKDRYGKWPESVELLLLHNRAKINGLNGNFTRVETQGDKLMLTRNGDFVMVGGKFPRLTTQSAKARLLEIEKWLKSFSAPLA; encoded by the coding sequence TTGAAAGCCTGTTTGGATGCGGCGTTGGCGCGTCCGGGATGGCGGAAGGCGCTGGAAGCCTTCTGCCCGGAGGGGGTGTGTTCCGTGGGGCAATTCCCGGCCCCCGCCCGCGCGTTTGTCCTTGCGGGACTCCGGGCTCTGCATCCTGACCGCGCCTTCTGTCTCACCGCGCCCGACATCCGCCACCAGGAAGAGCTGGCCCATGACCTGGAGGCCTGGGGCTGTCCGGTGTTGTTTTTTCCCGAACTGACCGAATCGGCCGCCGATAGCCAGCCCGACCCCGATCTGGCCGCTGAACGGATGGCCGTCTTGCGCAAACTCCGGGGCGAGTCTTCCGCTTGGGTCCTGACCACCGAGTCGGCGGTGGGGCAGCCTGTTCCCGATCCGCAGTCGCTGGCCGGGTCCATGCGACGGATCACCAAGGGGAAAGGGGTTCCGATGGATCTTCTGGCCGGGGAACTCATTGCCGCTGGATACATCGAGGAACGCTTGGTGGCCCAGCGCGGCCAGTTCGCCCGACGCGGCGGCATCATGGACGTTTTTTCCTGGCACGCCGCCCTCCCGCTGCGGGTCGAATGGTTCGGCGACGAGGTCGATGGTTTGCGGGAATTCGATCCGGCGGAGCAGCAATCGGTCCGGTCCCTCGAATCCGCGGAAATCCAACTGGCCGATCCCTCGCAAGTCCATGGAGATTCGACCCTGGAGGATTACCTGCCGCCGGATGGCCTTCGGGTGGTCTGGGAGGAGCCGGAAGAAGAAAAAGATAACGGGGAACAACCAGAAGCGGCGGCCGTGAAGCGGGGCGGGGGCGCGGTCTGGGAACTCTTCCTGGAACATGGGTTTCTCCAGTCGTTTTCCCCCGACCCGGTGTTGCAGGAAAATCGACGCCAGTTGCTGGCCGGACACATGGAAGACTGGGTGTCCGAGGGGTGGTCCGTCTGGTTGAGTTGCAACAATGAAGGGGAGCAACAGCGGTTGCGCGAATGGATCACCGAGTCCTTTCCGCGCGGACGGGACTGGCTCGACGGTGCGGTCCGCTTTGTCCTTTCGCCCCTCCTGCGCGGCTTCGTCTGGCCGGCCGGGGGGATGGTGGTGCTCTGCGATGCCGAGATCTTCGGCCGTTACCAGAACCTGCGTTCCATGCGGCGCCAGGACCGATTGGCCGCGGTGCGATCACGCAAGCAGGCCATGGACTTCAGCGATCTGGCCGAGGGCGACTACGTGGTGCATGTGGAGTACGGCGTGGGTCTTTACGTGGGGATGTCGGAAATCCCGGCGGAAAGCGGGGAGGGGACACGGCAGGTCATGGTCCTGCAGTTTGCCGATGAGGCCAAACTCTACGTGCCGATCGAACAGGCCTTCCTGGTGTCGCGTTACGTTGGGGTGGGTCGCAAGCACCCCACCTTGGACGCGTTGGGAGGAGGGCGCTGGGACCGGGCCAAGGCGCAGGCGGAGAAGGCGATCATGGATTACGCCGCCCGCCTGCTCAAGGTGCAGGCCGAACGGCAGTTGACCCGGGGTCACACCTTCCCCGCCGACAACGCCTGGCAGAAGGAATTCGAGGGGTCGTTCCTCTATGAGCCGACCACCGACCAGGTGACGGCCATCGAGGAAACGAAGGAGGACATGGAAAGCCCTCGCCCGATGGACCGCCTGATCTGCGGGGATGTCGGCTTCGGCAAAACCGAGGTGGCCATCCGGGCCTGCTTCAAGGCGGTCATGGGCGGCAAGCAGGTGGCCTTCCTCGTGCCGACCACCGTGTTGGCGCAACAACATTACCAGAACCTCTGCGAGCGCATGGCCGATTATCCCATCAAGGTGGCGCTGCTAAGCCGCTTTGTCCCGAAAAAGCAGCAGAACGAAACCATCCGGGCCCTGCGCGAGGGCGGGGTCGACATCGTTGTGGGCACCCACCGGGTCATTTCCGCCGATATCCAATTCAAGGACCTGGGCCTGGTGGTGGTCGATGAAGAACAACGCTTCGGTGTCCGCCAAAAAGAGGCCTTCAAGGAGCGGTTCCAATTGGTCGATGTCCTCACGCTTTCCGCCACCCCCATTCCGCGCACCCTCTACATGTCCCTGATGGGCGCGCGCGACATGTCGACCATCGAAACCCCGCCCAAAAACCGCCTGTCCGTGGAGACCAGTGTCTGCGCCTACGATGAGCGGATCATCCGCGAGGCGGTGCAGCGGGAACTGGCACGGGGCGGGCAGGTCTTTTTTCTCCACAACCGGATCCACAGCATCACGCAGGTGGCCGACCGCATCCGTTTCCTGGTGCCGGGCGCGCGGGTGGAAGTGGGCCACGGCCAGATGGAAGAGGACGAACTGGAGGACGTCATGTCCCGCTTCGTCGCTGGTAAAACGGACGTGCTGGTCTCGACCACGATCATCGAAAGCGGGATCGACATCCCCAACGCCAACACCATCATCATCGACCGGGCGGACCGGTTCGGATTGGCCGATCTTTACCAGCTGCGCGGCCGGGTGGGCCGGGCCCAGAACCGGGCCTACGCCATCCTGATGCTGCCGCGCGACCTGATCAAGGGCGACGCGGGCAAGCGGGTCCAGGCCATCCGCCAGTACAGCCAGCTTGGCGCGGGCTTCAAGATCGCCATGCGCGATCTGGAGATCCGCGGCGCGGGCAACCTGTTGGGCACCGCCCAGAGCGGCCATATCAGCGCCATCGGATTTGATTTGTATTGCCGCCTGCTCAAGCGCGCGGTGTCCCGGATCAAGGGCGGAAAAGAGGTCGCCGACCGCGAGATCCAATTCCGCCTGGATTTTCTCCATGTGGGCGAGGGAACCGTCGCCCCAGGCGTCGAATCGGCTTTGATTCCGGCCGCCTACATCCCCGATACCGGGTGGCGGATCAGCGCTTATCGGGAGCTGGCCGAGCTGCAATCGCTCGACGAATGGACCCGCTTGCGGGCCCGGTGGAAAGACCGCTACGGCAAATGGCCTGAATCTGTGGAGTTGCTTCTCCTCCATAACCGTGCAAAGATCAACGGTTTAAACGGTAACTTCACCCGGGTGGAAACCCAGGGCGACAAGCTCATGCTGACGCGGAACGGTGATTTCGTCATGGTCGGGGGCAAGTTTCCCCGGTTGACCACCCAGTCCGCCAAGGCCAGATTGTTGGAAATCGAAAAATGGTTAAAGTCATTCAGCGCGCCGCTGGCGTGA